In the Sandaracinus amylolyticus genome, CACGCGGATGCGACCGACGCGCGCATGATCGATGCGCTCGCGGCCGGGGCGCGCGCCGTGGTCGCGCTCGCGCCGGTGAGGCTCGATGCGGTACGAGGGCTCGCCGACGATCCGCTCGCGCCGGCACCGGTGCGAGAGCGGCTCGCGCAGGCCCTCGCGCCGCCCGCGCCGTCCGAGCCCGCGCCGACCCCGCCGCCGGCGCGCGAGCGCCCGCAGCCTGCTGCGGCGCCGGAGCCCGAGCCGGCCGCGGATCTCCCCGAGGCGGTCACCACCGAGATGACGGACGCCGTGATGGCGCCGGTGCAGGCGCGCCTGCGCGCGTGCCTCGAGCGAGCCGAAGGCGATCCACTCCCGTCGGCGCGCATCGCGGTGATGATCGACGAAGCGGGCGCGATCCAGACGGTGTCGGTCACGCCGGCCGATCTGCAGTCGTGCGTGGAGCCGCTGGTCCGCCCGCGCACGTTCCCGCGGACGCGACGCGGCCGCCAGGTCGTCGTGCACACCGTCCGTCGCTGAGACGAAACCGGAGAATTCACCGCAGAGATCACAGAGGGCCGCAGAGAGAGAAACCTTTTTCTTCTCCGATCTCTGCGGCCCTCTGCGGCGCTCTGTGGTGAATTCTTCTGCTTCAGCTCTTCGACCCGAGCACGCGGTGCCGCAGCGAGGGCAGGCTCGCGCGCACCTTCTCGACGACGCTCGGATCGATCCACGCGGTCGCGACGCCCTCGCCCTCGCCGCACTCCGCGAGGACGGTGCCCCACGGATCGCAGATCAGCGCATGCCCGTAGCTGCGACGCTGCCCGAAGTGGTGCCCGGTCTGCGCGGCCGCGAGCACGTACGACTGGGCCTCGATCGCGCGCGCACGCAGCAGCACGTGCCAGTGATCCTTGCCCGTCGTGAGCGTGAACGCGGCGGGCACCGCCAGCGCGATCGCGCCGCGATCGACGAGCCCGCGATAGAGCTCGGGGAAGCGCACGTCGTAGCAGACCGACAGGCCGAGCTTGCCGAACGGCGCGTCGGCGACGACGAGCTCCGAGCCCGGCTCGACCGTCGCCGACTCCTCGAGCTTCGTGCCGTCCGGGAGGTCGACGTCGAACAGATGGATCTTGCGATAGACCGCGCGCACCGTGCCGAGCTCGTCGACGTGCACGCACGCGTTGCGCACCTTGCCCGCGCTGCCGTGAAGAGGAGCAGCGCCCTTCTCCCAGAACCCGCCGAGCACCAGCTGCGCGCGGGTGCGCCGCGCGAGCTCGCTCATGCGCGCCAGGATCGGACCGCCCACCGGCGCGGAGCGGCCGGGGGTCGACAGGGGGGCGGAGCCCTCCGGGGAAGGCAGCGACTCGGCGAGCTCCAGCTTGCCGTTCTCGGGCCCGAGGTACGCGAAGCACTCGGGGATCACGACCAGCGTCGCGCGGTCCGCGGCCGCCTCGCGCACCAGGCGCTCGACCGTGAGCAGGTTCGCCTCGACGTCGCCCGTCGACGTCATCTGCACCACACCGACCTTGGTCCTCATCGCTCGTCCTCACCTTCACCGAG is a window encoding:
- a CDS encoding carbon-nitrogen hydrolase family protein, with the translated sequence MRTKVGVVQMTSTGDVEANLLTVERLVREAAADRATLVVIPECFAYLGPENGKLELAESLPSPEGSAPLSTPGRSAPVGGPILARMSELARRTRAQLVLGGFWEKGAAPLHGSAGKVRNACVHVDELGTVRAVYRKIHLFDVDLPDGTKLEESATVEPGSELVVADAPFGKLGLSVCYDVRFPELYRGLVDRGAIALAVPAAFTLTTGKDHWHVLLRARAIEAQSYVLAAAQTGHHFGQRRSYGHALICDPWGTVLAECGEGEGVATAWIDPSVVEKVRASLPSLRHRVLGSKS